A genomic stretch from Penicillium digitatum chromosome 4, complete sequence includes:
- a CDS encoding Ribonuclease P, Rpp40 produces the protein MEATVKEPTEATQFFTDALADVPYDEDPHKALLGLDEWEVPESFYHEDGSCISIWELAHANGYRFEGDPDEAPGSTFDKAFVEFGVDPVLGPVTLDHLELDPESSTPVMIDDVAPPSTCANQQGTVYPLDTLNSLENADLGPPTAVVRLTPATDAPATKNAQVIIDTAIKVAPVTTALVAPVNERASVTIDPAVQATPATAAPVTQATPLIKYITHVVPVTNITSVSQCAPGIVGPAAQVTPATSDSAIGTVRVFDLPQGKSRPQPAKRPPKQKAKRVSKNKQDDELPKKQKKTKAQSTPRKVKGKTTVAPITPPQKIALAPMTPVPASMPPVTGTTRKTMPFYSQQQHLQIQELLRNQEQYLRTEWNQLQQQSGHLKRQQPRDQQQLQIHQQQCQLHQQQMKLCHQKIMQHKQKVRQYRYQQQQQYEMQQQQKSQIPAAVRVQQPTQQAQAVYPTPPKERMQSVMQQTQQFQAAAAQQIQQPTQQMQAVYPTPSKEHLQSMMQHTQQFQATQAVDYTLSKERMQSMMQQTKQLQASAAHQVQQPAPQAQAVYPTPPKERIQSVMQQTQQFQAAAARQVQQPIQSMQGVYFTPAKDRTQSVSSLSAASPSKRTFQFVENIVPPNFVANPNNHARWGVGPNGDRSYMNGPQAKKPRISRK, from the exons ATGGAAGCTACCGTTAAGGAGCCTACCGAGGCTACCCAATTCTTTACCGACGCACTTGCCGATGTGCCTTATGATGAAGACCCCCACAAGGCTCTCTTGGGCCTTGACGAATGGGAGGTACCCGAGTCATTTTACCACGAAGATGGTTCCTGCATTTCTATCTGGGAACTTGCTCATGCCAATG GATATCGCTTCGAAGGAGACCCCGATGAGGCTCCTGGCTCGACTTTTGACAAGGCTTTTGTGGAATTCGGTGTAGACCCCGTCCTTGGCCCAGTGACCCTGGATCACCTGGAGCTTGACCCTGAATCATCTACTCCCGTCATGATTGATGATGTGGCTCCACCCAGCACTTGCGCCAACCAGCAGGGCACAGTCTATCCGCTGGATACCCTCAACTCTCTCGAAAACGCCGACTTGGGTCCTCCCACGGCAGTGGTTCGACTTACTCCCGCCACTGATGCTCCAGCCACCAAAAATGCTCAGGTCATCATTGACACGGCCATTAAAGTCGCCCCTGTCACTACTGCTCTAGTCGCTCCAGTCAATGAACGCGCTTCGGTCACTATTGACCCAGCTGTTCAAGCCACTCCCGCCACCGCTGCCCCGGTCACACAAGCGACCCCTTTAATCAAGTACATTACCCATGTCGTTCCAGTCACCAACATTACTTCCGTCTCCCAATGTGCTCCAGGTATCGTTGGTCCAGCGGCCCAAGTCACTCCTGCCACCTCCGACTCAGCAATTGGAACGGTCAGGGTTTTTGACTTGCCACAAGGCAAATCGCGCCCTCAGCCTGCTAAGCGACCACCCAAGCAGAAAGCCAAGCGGGTCTCCAAGAACAAGCAAGATGACGAGCTGCCCAaaaaacagaagaagacaaaGGCGCAAAGCACTCCACGCAAGGTGAAGGGAAAGACGACCGTTGCTCCAATCACCCCACCTCAGAAGATTGCGCTTGCCCCAATGACTCCTGTCCCTGCCTCGATGCCCCCAGTGACAGGGACCACTCGCAAAACAATGCCCTTTTATAGCCAACAACAGCATCTTCAAATCCAAGAGCTTCTTCGAAATCAAGAGCAGTATCTTCGTACTGAGTGGAACCAGCTTCAACAACAGTCAGGTCATCTGAAACGACAGCAGCCCAGAGATCAACAGCAGCTCCAGATTCACCAGCAGCAGTGTCAGCTCCACCAGCAGCAGATGAAACTGTGCCATCAAAAGATCATGCAGCACAAACAGAAAGTCCGTCAATACCGGTatcagcaacagcaacagtATGAAATGCAACAGCAACAGAAATCTCAAATTCCAGCGGCTGTGCGAGTTCAGCAGCCCACCCAACAAGCGCAAGCTGTTTATCCCACGCCTCCGAAGGAGCGCATGCAGTCTGTGATGCAACAAACTCAGCAATTCCAAGCCGCAGCGGCTCAGCAAATTCAGCAGCCCACTCAACAAATGCAGGCAGTTTATCCCACTCCTTCCAAGGAGCATTTACAGTCTATGATGCAACATACCCAGCAATTCCAAGCCACGCAGGCAGTTGATTACACTCTTTCTAAGGAACGCATGCAGTCTATGATGCAACAAACCAAACAGCTTCAAGCTTCAGCGGCCCACCAAGTTCAGCAGCCCGCTCCACAAGCGCAAGCTGTTTATCCCACGCCTCCGAAGGAGCGCATACAGTCTGTGATGCAACAAACCCAGCAATTCCAAGCCGCAGCGGCTCGGCAAGTTCAGCAGCCCATCCAATCAATGCAGGGAGTTTATTTCACCCCTGCCAAGGACCGTACGCAGTCTGTTTCTTCCCTGTCTGCCGCTTCGCCCAGCAAGAGAACTTTCCAGTTTGTGGAGAACATCGTGCCTCCCAATTTCGTGGCCAACCCAAACAATCATGCCCGATGGGGTGTTGGCCCTAATGGCGACCGATCCTACATGAACGGACCCCAGGCAAAGAAACCACGAATCTCTCGAAAGTAA
- a CDS encoding Ribonuclease P, Rpp40: protein MFEQVDDISRREKCFTTIAQLPAFIDPKQIPGKRSPFSTIQNHAFVHSVEVILPKEFYSQIKPSLETKLEKPRYARVFMAPSALLEHDFFNAYIKSGNILMVSEGRSGSDNVFTLQDGVLRMELGKEIYERTGLTGKPFRGGGRKHAKERFLVELNLRLPSMLHGKKGFERIVWAFANVLTQSMAWLFHDLESNLGPDEGNKPINKVQPQLTICEPQEIDHEHIITPPFYENGKVLEKMSEGDLQEYCGSLSEWIAMVQMASPRLSGEDDVDPYLSRYAVPDADESLASDLMSLRWHGLISSRWIMQLFLNLLQNTKASNLSWFTLAVATLGKEAVEGRDGFTVMVFPGGQARESNEVSKVNGKGTTGPGGRLTLCWELMGASVTEP from the exons ATGTTTGAACAAGTGGACGATATATCGCGTCGTGAAAAGTGTTTCACAACCATCGCACAGCTGCCAGCATTCATTGACCCGAAGCAGATACCGGGCAAGAGATCGCCCTTTTCAACGATTCAAAACCATGCATTTGTGCACTCC GTTGAGGTTATCTTGCCAAAGGAGTTTTACTCACAGATCAAGCCGTCGCTCGAGACCAAACTAGAAAAACCTCGATATGCACGAGTGTTCATGGCTCCTTCAGCTCTGCTTGAGCATGATTTTTTCAATGCATATATCAAGTCAG GGAATATCTTGATGGTATCCGAAGGACGTTCGGGATCGGATAATGTCTTCACACTCCAAGATG GAGTACTTCGAATGGAACTAGGAAAGGAAATCTATGAGCGAACTGGTCTCACGGGCAAGCCTTTCCGCGGCGGCGGCAGAAAACATGCAAAAGAAAGATTTT TGGTAGAATTGAACTTGCGGTTGCCCTCGATGCTACATGGCAAGAAAGGCTTCGAAAGAATCGTTTGGGCATTTGCCAATGTTCTGACTCAATCAATGGCCTGGCTCTTTCACGACCTGGAAAGCAACCTCGGTCCAGATGAAG GAAATAAGCCGATCAATAAAGTTCAACCACAGTTGACAATCTGTGAGCCACAGGAAATTGATCACGAGCACATCATCACTCCGCCGTTTTACGAAAACGGGAAAGTCCTCGAGAAAATGTCGGAAGGTGATCTGCAGGAATATTGTGGCTCCCTTTCTGAGTGGATTGCCATGGTTCAGATGGCTTCTCCGCGATTATCTGGGGAAGATGACGTCGATCCGTACCTGAGTCGTTATGCAGTTCCAGACGCCGATGAAAGCCTGGCCTCTGATTTGATGAGCTTAAGATGGCATGGTTTGATATCGTCCCGTTGGATCATGCAGCTGTTCCTGAATCTGTT GCAAAACACCAAGGCTAGCAATTTATCTTGGTTTACACTTGCCGTCGCTACTTTAGGTAAAGAAGCTGTGGAAGGAAGGGATGGATTCACGGTTATGGTCTTTCCTGGTGGACAGGCCCGTGAATCTAATGAAGTGTCCAAGGTGAATGGCAAAGGAACCACTGGACCTGGTGGTCGGCTGACTTTATGTTGGGAGTTGATGGGAGCATCAGTGACTGAACCCTGA
- a CDS encoding WD repeat-containing protein gives MAVTPDKDSLAVSAFPKAVSEYSPIRSVHRSSDSIKPKLLDPITSTTTITSAASLNAGNRLVLRQLLEEVDEEMAPASRRELLHKDHFAFVFGSLKTQNYLDPVSKGPGSHTIRTLAWNPTGQLIATGSADRTLRIWNPERPHVRYSTELRGHTAGIEKALFNPVRDAELASCSADGTVRFWDVRSKTCVSRLDVGGEAFTLSWSADGSTMIVGKKDDTLIPVSVQFPSSPTTHPDGVNALNLPSSTPGATTYTALDPHPQTVQTNATTFSWCMPTPERPEQQVFVTTGEGKVKIMSYPSFDIMHTLNAHTSACLSIALAPTGRYLAVGGSDALISLWDTTDWICRRTLSSENGGAIRGVSWSFDGRYIVGACDELGCGGNGLEIFHAESGDSIYTIPTAGINAGVSAVAWHPSRYWLAYSTTTDGPGSSSAGGLKIVGAAGGGL, from the exons ATGGCGGTAACACCCGATAAGGATTCCCTGGCAGTATCGGCCTTCCCTAAGGCGGTATCTGAGTACTCTCCAATTCGGTCGGTCCATCGTTCTTCGGATAGCATCAAGCCTAAGCTGCTAGATCCTATCACTTCTACTACTACTATCACTTCTGCCGCCAGTTTGAATGCAGGTAACCGTCTAGTCTTGCGCCAATTGCTAGAGGAGGTAGACGAAGAGATGGCGCCCGCTTCGCGTCGCGAGCTCCTACACAAGGATCACTTTGCATTCGTGTTTGGGAGCTTAAAGACGCAAAACTACTTAGATCCTGTTTCCAAGGGACCAGGGTCTCACAC GATCCGCACTCTTGCCTGGAACCCCACGGGCCAGCTGATTGCGACTGGCTCGGCAGATCGCACTCTACGAATCTGGAATCCCGAACGTCCTCATGTACGATACTCTACCGAATTGCGTGGCCACACAGCTGGTATCGAGAAGGCTCTTTTCAACCCGGTCCGCGATGCGGAGCTGGCTAGTTGCTCGGCCGATGGTACAGTGCGCTTCTGGGATGTGCGCTCCAAGACATGTGTGAGCCGTCTCGATGTTGGTGGCGAAGCATTCACACTATCCTGGTCTGCTGATGGCAGCACAATGATTGTCGGCAAGAAG GACGATACCTTAATCCCCGTCTCCGTTCAATTCCCGTCCTCTCCTACTACCCACCCCGATGGCGTCAATGCTCTGAACCTTCCATCCTCTACACCCGGCGCAACCACGTACACAGCTCTCGACCCTCACCCTCAGACCGTCCAAACAAATGCAACAACCTTCTCCTGGTGCATGCCGACCCCCGAACGTCCGGAGCAGCAAGTATTCGTGACGACCGGCGAAGGCAAGGTCAAAATCATGTCCTACCCTTCCTTCGACATTATGCACACTCTCAACGCCCACACCTCAGCCTGCCTTTCAATTGCGCTCGCCCCGACAGGCCGATACCTTGCAGTTGGCGGGAGCGACGCTCTCATCTCCCTCTGGGACACAACTGACTGGATTTGCCGTCGTACTTTGTCTAGCGAGAACGGTGGCGCTATCCGTGGCGTGAGCTGGAGCTTCGATGGTCGCTACATCGTGGGCGCATGTGACGAGCTTGGATGTGGTGGGAATGGACTGGAGATCTTCCATGCTGAGTCTGGTGATAGCATTTACACAATTCCTACTGCCGGCATCAATGCTGGTGTCTCTGCTGTTGCGTGGCATCCCTCTCGCTATTGGCTGGCTTACTCGACTACCACTGATGGACCTGGTAGCTCTAGTGCTGGAGGCTTGAAGATTGTCGGTGCTGCTGGTGGTGGCCTGTAA
- a CDS encoding C6 transcription factor Prf, putative, with the protein MAAPPASNFGPEPSQYSTEFGPSQMGFMSGESGAAAESTNTGESNFVPRPKRIACVVCRRRKLRCDGRRPSCGTCSRLGHECSYDEVRKKSGPKRGYVKQLEARLAQVETLLKGQDPEPTQRTSPPQPLENTFTAPIADESILDLPDLSDLGELRGIGGNMDSSFSPPTGPSAGQPSQMLYPPPPTTQRGGNSQWDLISLGLEEPLPSQDVIDDLDALFFEKIYPMMPIIHRPRYYAALNLPPNMRPPICLRYIMWCNAASLSDKYYFLHNHFYQRARKYAEVDEMKGFGENIVSLAHCQTWIFIGIYEFRMIFFPRAWLSVGKAARLALMLGLNRLDGVGLDVKQSILPPKDWTEREERRRVFWGAFATDRYSSVGTGWPILIDENDIMTNLPASEESFTKSKPQRTLHLNEIITGDGVSTLAPFACVMVLASLFGRNLVHIHRPQPQDNDHDLNGEFWKRHRSHDNILLHISLSLPDHLRFPSGMSDVNVIFANMSIHASTICLHQAAIFKAEKNRMPMQITTESKRRCLVAANQISSTMKMISHVDLTSLNPFMSFCLYIAARVFVQYLKSRPEDSSVHSSLQFLVSALNAMKNKNPLTESFLVQLDVDLDGTGIRALDDRQKANMSAAHSMVQARCHDNVDCTPIYNIRQTQGMAKEVSPQYSINRGSNQQPVTTGLTATLPNRNRDSTTQPTAGPVFNDDDTRLLFGSSTQLTGSQMEQAGQPGAIIDMDLDFPPDLGNLGDRNNPPSDHPTPSTLNSSSNTSYSINGPDAPSPGNKNQKTSSVYSSQGSGPSFDKANPNIMPQGSTNPQVTVLGSIAGRFYPNSSDNPSVGTGASGIFSMPSAWDLPTPNPGTGNEEFGGLNMETFSESQWTQLLNTQIPNENGTNAVWENWRQS; encoded by the exons ATCGCATGTGTTGTCTGTCGGAGGAGGAAACTGAGGTGTGATGGGAGACGACCTAGCTGTGGGACTTGCTCACGTCTGGGGCATGAATGCTCTTACGATGAAGTGCGCAAGAAGAGTGGTCCCAAGCGGGGATATGTCAAGCAGCTTGAAGCGCGATTAG CTCAAGTAGAGACTCTTCTCAAAGGCCAGGATCCGGAACCCACCCAACGAACCTCCCCACCTCAACCCCTGGAGAATACATTCACAGCACCTATAGCCGATGAATCTATATTAGATTTGCCTGACCTCTCGGACTTGGGAGAGCTGAGGGGTATTGGAGGTAACATGGATAGCTCGTTTTCACCTCCTACTGGCCCCAGCGCAGGCCAACCAAGTCAAATGTTGTATCCTCCGCCGCCAACTACCCAGCGGGGCGGCAACTCTCAATGGGACTTGATAAGTCTAGGACTGGAGGAGCCCCTTCCTTCACAGGATGTGATTGATGATCT GGATGCTTTATTTTTTGAGAAGATCTATCCAATGATGCCCATCATCCACCGCCCCCGTTACTATGCAGCCCTGAATCTCCCCCCTAATATGCGACCCCCGATCTGCCTGCGTTACATCATGTGGTGCAATGCCGCATCCCTCAGTGACAAATACTATTTTCTACATAATCATTTCTACCAACGGGCACGCAAATATGCTGAGGTGGACGAAATGAAAGGATTCGGAGAGAACATTGTTAGTCTAGCACATTGTCAAACATGGATTTTTATCGGCATATATGAATTCCGAATGATCTTCTTCCCGCGAGCTTGGCTGAGCGTGGGCAAAGCTGCAAGACTTGCACTGATGCTGGGGTTGAATCGGCTTGATGGTGTTGGCCTTGACGTCAAGCAATCCATTTTGCCACCAAAAGATTGGACAGAGCGTGAAGAACGTAGGAGAGTCTTCTGGGGCGCATTTGCCACAGACAGATATTCGAGTGTTGGAACTGGTTGGCCTATTCTCATTGATGAGAACGAT ATCATGACCAACCTCCCCGCATCCGAAGAATCGTTTACCAAGAGCAAGCCACAACGAACGCTTCATCTAAACGAAATCATCACCGGAGATGGTGTCTCTACATTAGCCCCTTTTGCATGTGTGATGGTTTTGGCAAGTCTTTTCGGTCGTAACCTCGTACACATTCATCGGCCTCAGCCACAAGACAACGATCATGACCTCAATGGAGAGTTTTGGAAGCGCCACAGAAGTCATGACAATATTCTTCTTCACATTTCGCTCTCGTTGCCTGATCACCTTCGATTTCCAAGTGGTATGTCGGACGTGAACGTCATCTTCGCCAACATGAGCATACATGCTTCTACCATATGCCTTCACCAAGCGGCAATTTTCAAGGCCGAAAAGAACAGGATGCCGATGCAGATTACGACCGAAAGCAAGCGCAGATGCCTTGTCGCCGCGAACCAGATTTCGAGCACCATGAAGATGATCAGCCACGTAGATTTGACGAGC TTAAATCCTTTCATGTCCTTTTGTCTTTACATTGCTGCTCGTGTCTTTGTGCAGTATCTAAAATCCCGACCAGAGGATTCGAGTGTTCATTCCTCGTTGCAATTTCTCGTCTCCGCTCTGAACGCCATGAAGAACAAAAACCCTCTGACTGAGTCCTTCCTTGTTCAATTGGATGTTGATCTTGATGGAACTGGTATTCGCGCTTTAGACGATAGGCAAAAAGCCAACATGTCTGCTGCACATTCGATGGTA caAGCACGCTGCCACGATAATGTAGACTGTACTCCTATCTACAACATCCGCCAAACACAagggatggcgaaggaggtTTCTCCACAGTACTCTATCAATCGCGGTAGCAATCAACAGCCTGTGACTACTGGTTTAACGGCGACCCTCCCTAACCGAAATAGGGACTCAACGACACAGCCAACTGCAGGACCAGTCTTTAATGATGACGACACGCGTCTTCTCTTCGGAAGTTCTACTCAGCTGACAGGTTCACAAATGGAACAAGCAGGACAACCAGGGGCCATTATCGACATGGACTTGGACTTTCCACCTGATCTTGGCAACCTCGGCGACAGAAACAACCCACCATCAGACCACCCCACCCCTTCAACCCTGAATTCATCCTCCAACACCTCCTATTCGATTAACGGTCCCGACGCCCCATCGCCCGGAAACAAGAATCAAAAAACAAGTTCTGTGTATTCAAGTCAGGGGTCGGGCCCGTCCTTTGACAAGGCCAATCCAAATATCATGCCACAAGGAAGCACTAACCCGCAAGTCACTGTTTTGGGCTCTATAGCTGGTCGTTTCTATCCAAACAGCTCCGATAACCCATCAGTCGGCACCGGAGCGTCGGGAATCTTTTCCATGCCCTCTGCGTGGGACCTTCCAACCCCAAATCCTGGAACGGGCAATGAGGAATTTGGCGGTCTGAACATGGAGACTTTCAGTGAATCTCAATGGACTCAGCTGTTGAATACTCAAATCCCGAATGAAAATGGGACCAACGCTGTCTGGGAGAACTGGCGGCAATCTTGA